Sequence from the Gemmatimonadota bacterium genome:
GAGGCGCCGTCAGCCGGATCACCCAGGCCAGAGAGAACAGCAGCGCGATGCGCATGAGCATGGCCAGCGCGAGCCCCACCATGCGCGCACGCGGTTGCTGCTCGGACGGCAGCTTTCCGGCCAGGATCGAGATGAACACGATGTTGTCGACCCCGAGGACGATCTCGAGGGCGGTCAGCGTCAGGAGGGCGATCCAGCCCTCGGGGGAAGCGAGCCATTCCATGTGCGGTTCGTCGAGATTCGGGGGCGATTATCGGCGGCGCCCCCAGGATCGCGCCCTAACGCGACACGGGCAATCCCGTCCGCTCGCCAAGGTCTCCACGCCGCCGGACCGCCGAATCAGCTCGCGCTCGGGTCCCCGATTACGCCGAGGAACAGGATCGTCCCGGAAAGCCGCTCGCGGATCGCGAACAGGAACGGCCGGTCGAAAGCGAACACCTGGGGAGCGGATGTATCGCCGACCTCGACGCCGGTCCCGGCTGCCGCCTCGGTGCCCGCCTCGTCCACGCGGACGAAGCTGTTCTGCAGAACCCTGCTGATGAACGGCCCGCGCTCCCCGAAGAGCCTGGACAGGTCCGCCTCGCGCTCATCGAAAGCGTCGACCATGCCGAGAGCCCGCAGCGGTGGTCCGAGCCCTCCCTTCCAGCGCAGCTCGAGCCTGGGTAGCAGGACCGTCAGGCCTGCGCGCTCCAGGTCTTCCCGCGCCGAGGCGGCGTCGAACGCCTCCATCCACGCCTTCCACGTGAGCGCGTCGATCGTGGCCACGAACTCGTCGATCCCCTGCCCCGCGGGAGGGAGCAGCGCGACCGCCGTGAACGCGCCGCCGCCGTAGGGCAGCTCGACGCCCGTCGCCGTGGCGGAGGACAGGGTTCGGTGCCCGACCGGGCCGCTCATCATCTGCACCGACGTCGTGCTTCCATCCTCCCGGAAGAAATCCGCCGAACGGGTCTCCGAAGGGTCGAACCTCGCGCGCCAGTCGGCGTTGAAGTACACGGCGTTGATCAAGTACATGA
This genomic interval carries:
- a CDS encoding serpin family protein, producing LLLALDPSVETALGNSIWTSDRLPPLLPEFTAAARAFFDAEARALDFSDPRAVDDINTWVADVTGGRIDRLLEAIPPDAIMYLINAVYFNADWRARFDPSETRSADFFREDGSTTSVQMMSGPVGHRTLSSATATGVELPYGGGAFTAVALLPPAGQGIDEFVATIDALTWKAWMEAFDAASAREDLERAGLTVLLPRLELRWKGGLGPPLRALGMVDAFDEREADLSRLFGERGPFISRVLQNSFVRVDEAGTEAAAGTGVEVGDTSAPQVFAFDRPFLFAIRERLSGTILFLGVIGDPSAS